Proteins from a genomic interval of Desulfomonilaceae bacterium:
- a CDS encoding LysR family transcriptional regulator, whose translation MSLRVRSKIWIENDDGKLVIGTGRLKILEAILEVGSMNKAAQKLKQPFRAVWGKIRATEERCGFKLVTATKEGTRLTREGLDLLWAYIRLRNRCEKFTDTQFRELFEDFQTLAEKVAAREEKNSVDESD comes from the coding sequence ATGTCTCTTCGGGTAAGATCGAAAATCTGGATTGAAAACGACGATGGAAAACTCGTCATTGGAACCGGTCGTCTAAAAATACTCGAAGCAATTTTAGAAGTGGGTTCCATGAACAAAGCGGCTCAAAAGCTCAAACAACCGTTCCGCGCAGTTTGGGGTAAAATACGGGCGACTGAGGAGCGTTGTGGATTTAAGCTGGTTACAGCCACCAAAGAAGGAACCAGGCTTACACGTGAAGGTTTGGATCTTTTGTGGGCTTATATCAGGCTCAGGAACAGATGCGAGAAATTTACAGACACGCAGTTTCGAGAGCTTTTTGAGGATTTCCAAACACTCGCCGAAAAAGTGGCAGCGAGGGAGGAAAAAAACAGTGTTGACGAATCAGACTAA